From a region of the Salmo trutta chromosome 10, fSalTru1.1, whole genome shotgun sequence genome:
- the LOC115201315 gene encoding desumoylating isopeptidase 1, giving the protein MDQNYTLYPVKLYVYDLSNGMARQLSPLMLGKQLDGIWHTAIVVHGEEFFYGGEGIANCPPGGTSLGEPNSIIDLGITEVTEEIFMEYLSSLGESTYRGNQYHLFEWNCNTFSNEVAQFLTGSKIPAHITDLPAEVLSTPFGQALRPLLDSINIAPQGGNTFNGHYGQR; this is encoded by the exons ATGGATCAAAATTACACCTTGTATCCTGTTAAACTGTACGTTTACGACCTGTCTAACGGAATGGCTCGCCAGCTGAGCCCCCTAATGctag GGAAACAGCTTGATGGAATATG GCACACTGCTATTGTTGTCCATGGAGAGGAGTTCTTCTATGGGGGAGAGGGCATCGCAAACTGCCCACCT GGTGGGACGTCCCTGGGAGAACCCAACTCCATAATAGACCTGGGCATCACAGAAGTGACTGAGGAAATCTTTATGGAGTACCTGTCTTCACTGGGAGAGTCCACGTACAG GGGGAACCAGTACCATCTGTTTGAGTGGAACTGTAACACATTCAGTAACGAAGTGGCCCAGTTCCTCACCGGCAGCAAGATCCCCGCCCACATCACAGACCTGCCGGCTGAAGTGCTGTCCAC GCCTTTCGGCCAGGCGCTACGCCCGCTTCTGGACTCCATCAATATTGCACCTCAGGGGGGCAACACCTTCAATGGACACTATGGCCAGAGATAG